In a genomic window of Roseiflexus castenholzii DSM 13941:
- a CDS encoding AI-2E family transporter, producing the protein MSAEARPIRFSPTVKLITIALIAALFFWLIRGLGNVLIPFVGAAITAYLFNPLITWLHRRARIGRAIWIGLLYVVIGGIIYGLWRTLGPVIEREYSGLQAQIPHTLNLIQQELLLRDRIMVAGISVEVAPITEALREALADFGRRIPEHVPHLVAVAFETLLLFVTYLIVTFYLLLEAPRIVEWLYELVPAPYRAEIRTLGSHIDHILAGYVRGTLMLIPIMATLTTIALTLLGVRYALVLGIVTGILETLPLLGPWSAAGIAITVALFQMPAPWGWPAWLIAGSIGLTYFVLRMFEDNFIIPHVVGPAVHLHPMLVIFAILAGGALGGPFGLFVAIPVTAVARLLLRYLYYKLIDSPDLPLEQAPAPDVPAPVSSDGVQPDQAPVSGDHMPIKSADQTEKAVTPAN; encoded by the coding sequence ATGAGCGCAGAAGCTCGCCCGATTCGTTTTTCACCGACGGTCAAACTGATCACAATCGCGTTGATTGCGGCGCTCTTCTTTTGGTTGATCCGCGGGTTGGGGAATGTGCTGATCCCCTTTGTGGGGGCGGCAATTACGGCCTACCTGTTCAATCCGCTCATCACCTGGCTGCACCGTCGCGCCCGTATTGGACGGGCGATCTGGATCGGACTGCTGTATGTCGTGATCGGGGGCATCATCTATGGTCTCTGGCGGACGCTCGGACCGGTGATCGAACGTGAATACAGCGGTTTGCAGGCGCAGATACCGCATACGCTGAACCTTATCCAGCAGGAGTTGCTGCTGCGTGATCGGATCATGGTTGCAGGAATCAGTGTCGAGGTCGCGCCGATCACGGAGGCGCTGCGTGAAGCGCTCGCCGATTTCGGACGGCGCATTCCGGAGCATGTGCCCCATCTGGTCGCTGTCGCCTTCGAGACATTGCTGCTGTTCGTCACCTATCTGATTGTGACCTTCTATCTGCTACTGGAAGCGCCGCGCATCGTTGAGTGGCTCTACGAGCTTGTGCCTGCGCCCTACCGTGCCGAAATTCGCACGCTTGGCAGTCACATTGATCACATTCTGGCAGGGTATGTGCGTGGAACATTGATGCTGATTCCAATCATGGCGACGCTGACAACGATTGCGCTGACGCTGCTGGGGGTGCGTTATGCGCTGGTGTTGGGGATTGTGACCGGCATTCTGGAGACGCTCCCGCTTCTTGGTCCGTGGTCGGCGGCCGGCATTGCGATCACTGTGGCGCTCTTTCAGATGCCGGCGCCGTGGGGGTGGCCTGCGTGGCTGATCGCGGGGTCGATTGGATTGACCTACTTCGTGCTGCGCATGTTTGAGGATAATTTCATCATTCCGCACGTGGTCGGTCCCGCAGTTCACCTGCATCCCATGCTGGTCATCTTTGCCATTCTGGCAGGCGGCGCGCTCGGCGGACCGTTCGGGTTGTTTGTTGCAATCCCGGTTACCGCAGTGGCGCGCCTGCTGTTGCGTTACCTGTACTACAAACTGATCGACTCGCCCGATTTGCCGCTCGAACAGGCGCCTGCGCCTGATGTGCCGGCGCCTGTGTCGTCGGATGGCGTCCAACCCGATCAGGCGCCGGTCTCTGGGGATCATATGCCTATAAAATCAGCGGACCAAACCGAGAAAGCGGTCACTCCGGCAAACTGA
- the minE gene encoding cell division topological specificity factor MinE, whose translation MSFLDSLFGKRQRSSDIARDRLLTVLVHDRVKLTPDMMEQLKAELSTVIARYVPSVDAGAIEVTLMRGEAVDHLKADIPLRRTSQKL comes from the coding sequence ATGAGTTTTCTGGATTCATTGTTTGGCAAGCGTCAGCGCAGTTCCGATATAGCGCGCGACCGTTTGTTGACGGTGCTGGTCCATGATCGGGTTAAGTTGACTCCCGATATGATGGAGCAACTCAAAGCTGAGCTTTCGACGGTCATTGCGCGGTATGTGCCTTCGGTTGATGCCGGCGCGATTGAGGTGACGCTCATGCGTGGCGAGGCGGTTGATCACCTTAAGGCGGATATTCCGTTGCGACGGACGTCGCAGAAGCTGTGA
- the minD gene encoding septum site-determining protein MinD, translating to MSRVITITSGKGGVGKTTSTANLGTALALQGLKVAVVDADIGLRNLDVVLGLENRIVYDLVDVVEGRCRLRQALIKDKHFPDLCLLPAAQTRDKDAVTADDMIALTNQLRAEFDYVLIDSPAGIEAGFRNAIAGADEVLIVTTPEVAAVRDADRIIGLVEAFEKGHPRLIINRLKPRMVSRGEMMSIDDVLQILAIDLIGVVPDDEQIVTSTNRGEVAVLDRSSRAGRAFAEIARRLAGEDVPITVFDDSPGLLNRIFGAFGIRARGSER from the coding sequence ATGTCGCGGGTCATTACGATTACTTCTGGCAAGGGCGGCGTCGGGAAGACGACGTCGACCGCGAACCTGGGCACTGCGCTGGCGCTCCAGGGGTTGAAAGTGGCAGTGGTCGACGCCGACATTGGTCTGCGCAACCTGGACGTCGTTCTGGGGCTGGAAAACCGGATCGTCTATGACCTGGTCGATGTGGTCGAAGGACGCTGCCGTCTGCGCCAGGCGTTGATCAAGGATAAGCATTTTCCCGATCTCTGTCTGCTCCCGGCAGCGCAAACGCGCGATAAGGATGCGGTGACCGCCGATGATATGATTGCGCTGACCAATCAGTTGCGCGCGGAATTCGACTACGTGTTGATCGACAGTCCGGCCGGAATTGAAGCCGGGTTCCGTAATGCCATCGCCGGCGCCGATGAAGTGCTGATTGTCACAACACCAGAAGTCGCTGCGGTGCGTGATGCGGATCGGATCATTGGTTTGGTCGAAGCGTTTGAAAAAGGGCATCCACGCCTGATCATCAATCGTCTGAAGCCGCGGATGGTCAGTCGTGGCGAGATGATGAGCATTGATGATGTCCTGCAAATCCTGGCGATTGACCTGATCGGCGTGGTGCCCGACGATGAGCAGATTGTGACGAGCACCAACCGCGGCGAGGTCGCCGTCCTGGATCGCAGTTCGCGCGCGGGGCGGGCATTCGCCGAGATTGCGCGGCGTCTTGCCGGTGAGGATGTGCCGATCACGGTGTTCGACGATAGTCCTGGTCTTTTGAATCGCATTTTTGGCGCATTTGGCATTCGAGCGAGGGGAAGTGAGCGATAG
- the minC gene encoding septum site-determining protein MinC, with product MTTLVAIKGGKDGLRLHLNESAGWSDVIEALRSQLGQGAQFFNGARVIIDIGNRPLTEEQLAELMALMHEHHLEASALASTSRESRSAARAAGVVARPVTRSITAPESPDGALFIWRTVRSGQIVRHHGHVTIVGDVNAGAEVVAGGSVIVWGRVRGIVHAGALGDRTVIIGAIELRPMQLRIADLIARAPDGAAAGHPEVAYIDGDQIAVESWERYRRANRSDL from the coding sequence ATGACAACGCTGGTTGCGATCAAAGGCGGGAAAGACGGTCTCCGGTTGCACCTCAACGAGTCAGCCGGTTGGTCCGATGTGATCGAGGCATTGCGCAGTCAGTTGGGGCAGGGGGCGCAATTCTTCAATGGCGCGCGCGTCATTATCGATATTGGCAATCGGCCGCTCACAGAAGAACAGCTTGCGGAATTGATGGCGCTGATGCACGAGCATCACCTCGAAGCATCGGCGCTGGCATCAACATCGCGCGAGAGCCGATCGGCGGCGCGCGCTGCCGGTGTGGTGGCGCGCCCGGTGACGCGCAGTATCACTGCCCCCGAGTCGCCAGACGGCGCGCTGTTCATCTGGCGCACCGTGCGATCAGGGCAGATCGTTCGCCACCACGGGCATGTCACCATCGTCGGCGATGTGAATGCCGGCGCAGAAGTCGTAGCCGGCGGAAGCGTCATCGTGTGGGGACGGGTGCGCGGAATAGTGCATGCCGGCGCGCTTGGCGATCGTACCGTGATCATTGGCGCGATTGAGTTGCGTCCAATGCAATTGCGCATTGCCGATCTGATCGCGCGAGCGCCGGATGGCGCAGCCGCAGGGCATCCGGAAGTGGCGTACATCGACGGTGATCAGATCGCTGTGGAGTCATGGGAACGATACCGAAGGGCGAATCGTAGCGACCTGTAA
- a CDS encoding pyridoxal phosphate-dependent aminotransferase, which yields MPGFLDGEDLSPNAIERARQASGEYIDLTSSNPTHQGLLFPDDVLREASAAYWANRRYDPDPRGLYAARLAIAQYYAERAPALSLHADQIVITASTSEAYSLLFALLTDPGDNVLAPAITYPLFEYLAMAHQIELRPYALDERRGWRIDPTSLRLQADERTRAVLVVSPHNPTGAVLASRAPVLHALDLPIICDEVFAAFPYRAATVPPVGALYPELPVFHLNGISKMFALPDLKLGWIALNDAAHDRFGERLEVLNDTFLSANALTQTMLPAIFEHGRAFTAAMHERIRQSLDMAIALLSGCDVVRVHPPDGGYYLFPEIVGWGDEEALILYLLKHGVLVHPGYFYGYEQGAHVVVSCLVAPSQLREGIERMVAALSAWVSARDSSS from the coding sequence ATGCCGGGTTTTCTGGATGGCGAGGATCTCTCGCCCAACGCTATCGAGCGCGCTCGACAGGCAAGCGGCGAGTACATCGATCTGACGAGCAGCAATCCGACGCATCAGGGGCTGTTGTTTCCAGACGATGTTCTGCGTGAGGCGTCTGCCGCGTATTGGGCGAACCGCCGGTACGATCCGGACCCCCGCGGACTGTATGCGGCGCGTTTGGCGATTGCGCAGTACTACGCCGAACGCGCGCCGGCGCTATCGCTGCACGCCGATCAGATTGTCATAACGGCAAGCACCAGCGAGGCATACAGTTTGCTGTTTGCATTGCTGACCGATCCGGGCGATAATGTGCTGGCGCCGGCAATTACGTACCCGCTCTTCGAGTATCTGGCGATGGCGCATCAGATCGAACTGCGCCCATATGCGCTGGATGAACGGCGGGGCTGGCGCATCGATCCGACGAGCCTTCGTCTTCAGGCGGATGAGCGCACCCGCGCCGTGCTGGTCGTGTCGCCGCATAACCCGACCGGCGCCGTGCTTGCGTCGCGCGCGCCGGTGCTGCACGCCCTTGATCTTCCTATTATTTGCGATGAGGTGTTCGCCGCATTCCCGTATCGCGCCGCTACCGTGCCGCCGGTTGGCGCGCTCTACCCGGAATTGCCGGTCTTCCACCTGAACGGCATCTCGAAGATGTTTGCGCTGCCTGATCTGAAACTCGGCTGGATCGCACTGAACGATGCGGCGCACGACCGGTTTGGCGAACGTCTCGAAGTGCTCAACGACACCTTTCTCAGCGCCAATGCCCTGACACAGACCATGCTGCCGGCTATCTTTGAGCATGGTCGCGCATTCACCGCCGCCATGCACGAGCGCATCCGCCAATCGCTGGACATGGCAATCGCGCTCTTGTCCGGTTGCGATGTGGTGCGCGTGCATCCGCCGGATGGCGGGTATTATCTGTTTCCCGAAATCGTCGGATGGGGCGATGAAGAGGCGCTGATTCTCTATCTGCTCAAGCATGGTGTGCTGGTGCATCCGGGATACTTCTATGGCTATGAGCAGGGAGCGCACGTCGTTGTCTCGTGTCTGGTCGCCCCTTCGCAGTTGCGCGAGGGGATCGAACGCATGGTTGCGGCGCTTTCCGCATGGGTTTCAGCGCGCGACTCCTCATCATAG
- the coaBC gene encoding bifunctional phosphopantothenoylcysteine decarboxylase/phosphopantothenate--cysteine ligase CoaBC — protein sequence MSILTGKHILLGVTGSIAAYKVAELARHLTLDGAIVDVIMTAAAQRFVGSATFQALTGRPVLDDMWTLPEDGVVGHVSLGQHADLLVIAPATANTIARLAAGLCDDLLTTTALAVTAPILIAPAMNPRMYEHPATQANIALLRQRGVTVIEPEYGRMAEPVIGRGRLPEPWIIEAEIRALLGRTSGPLRGRRVVVTAGGTHEPIDPVRFIGNRASGRMGYAIAAAARDRGASVTLISGPARVQPPAAVTLVRVETALEMQREVESAIADADLLIMNAAVADFRPAIVAGQKIKKGDDEELTIRLVRNPDILASIAHRRDLVKIGFAAETHDLLTYARDKLERKGLDMIVANEAVASIGSEDIQLILIDAQGIERLPLLPKTEAAELLLDAIVERCAARWSDSRLDLGAAHD from the coding sequence ATGAGTATTCTGACCGGCAAACACATTCTTCTTGGCGTCACCGGCAGCATCGCTGCCTACAAAGTCGCCGAACTCGCCCGTCATCTGACGCTCGATGGCGCCATCGTCGATGTTATCATGACCGCCGCAGCACAACGTTTCGTTGGCTCGGCAACATTTCAGGCGTTGACGGGACGCCCGGTGCTCGATGACATGTGGACGCTGCCCGAGGACGGCGTCGTCGGGCACGTGTCGCTCGGTCAGCACGCCGATCTGCTGGTCATCGCGCCCGCTACTGCCAACACGATTGCACGACTCGCCGCCGGGTTGTGTGACGATCTGCTCACCACCACGGCGCTGGCTGTAACCGCCCCTATCCTGATTGCTCCGGCAATGAATCCGCGCATGTACGAGCATCCGGCGACGCAGGCGAATATTGCGCTCCTGCGGCAACGCGGCGTGACGGTGATCGAACCGGAATATGGACGCATGGCGGAACCGGTGATCGGGCGCGGACGATTGCCAGAGCCATGGATCATCGAAGCAGAAATCCGCGCGCTCCTTGGGCGAACATCCGGTCCGCTACGCGGACGCCGCGTGGTCGTCACGGCTGGCGGCACGCACGAACCGATCGATCCGGTCCGGTTCATCGGCAATCGCGCATCGGGCAGAATGGGATATGCCATTGCTGCGGCGGCCCGTGACCGCGGCGCATCTGTCACGCTGATCAGTGGCCCGGCGAGGGTGCAACCGCCAGCCGCTGTCACGCTGGTGCGCGTCGAGACGGCGCTCGAAATGCAACGCGAGGTCGAATCTGCCATTGCTGATGCCGATCTGTTAATCATGAACGCTGCCGTCGCCGATTTTCGACCAGCCATCGTTGCCGGGCAAAAAATCAAGAAGGGCGACGATGAAGAGTTGACGATCCGCCTGGTGCGCAATCCTGATATTCTTGCCAGTATCGCGCATCGGCGCGATCTGGTCAAGATCGGATTCGCCGCCGAAACCCACGATCTTCTGACGTATGCGCGCGATAAACTCGAACGCAAGGGGCTTGATATGATTGTGGCGAATGAGGCAGTCGCCAGCATTGGTTCGGAAGATATTCAGTTGATCCTGATCGATGCCCAGGGAATCGAACGACTGCCGCTGCTGCCCAAAACTGAAGCGGCGGAACTCTTGCTCGACGCGATTGTTGAACGATGCGCAGCGCGGTGGAGCGATTCGAGACTTGACCTCGGCGCTGCACACGATTGA
- a CDS encoding HEAT repeat domain-containing protein, producing MTQPDDPKKPDDVNGSSADATDDGATDAPATARGMVQVTRTLTTPDRRVSANIANAALRQRLMTLIDALGDPGHPLHARAVDDLTALGEPAVPALIEALRTHEPWLLAYRATEALGQIGDGRAAGPLVEALRHPNSNVRWGAIRALATVGDARALLELRRVARTDRSKTSWGESVGDTARVVLEQMQSRTLLARVAELVKTAIACVLMLVSLIFAWSVLTELRDELSQVGRVEPAPVIIAPPMRTTAPQAALTPPTPVQTPTAPPAPSPPTPVPVNPSERTGIVVTSGNVRATPARLPDNVIGSVTAGDTLVFLGVTSDGAWYRVQLGSPTAPSSQIRSVDGSGWISASLVTAPADVPVETPPLPTPTP from the coding sequence ATGACCCAACCCGACGACCCTAAGAAGCCGGACGATGTCAATGGCTCGTCCGCGGACGCGACTGACGACGGGGCAACCGACGCGCCAGCAACCGCGCGCGGTATGGTGCAGGTGACCCGCACGTTGACGACGCCCGACCGGCGGGTGAGCGCGAACATTGCCAATGCTGCGCTACGGCAGCGTCTGATGACGCTGATCGACGCGCTCGGCGATCCCGGTCATCCGCTGCACGCACGCGCTGTCGATGACCTTACGGCGCTTGGTGAACCGGCGGTTCCGGCGTTGATCGAGGCGCTGCGCACCCATGAACCCTGGCTGCTGGCGTACCGCGCAACGGAGGCATTAGGGCAGATCGGCGACGGGCGCGCCGCCGGTCCGCTGGTGGAGGCGCTCCGCCATCCGAATAGTAATGTGCGCTGGGGCGCGATTCGCGCCCTGGCGACCGTGGGCGATGCGCGCGCACTGCTGGAACTGCGCCGCGTTGCGCGAACCGATCGCAGTAAAACCAGTTGGGGCGAGTCGGTTGGTGATACGGCGCGCGTTGTGCTGGAACAGATGCAGAGCCGCACCCTGCTGGCGCGTGTCGCCGAACTGGTCAAAACTGCCATCGCCTGTGTCTTGATGCTCGTTTCGTTAATCTTCGCCTGGAGCGTGCTGACCGAATTGCGCGACGAATTAAGTCAGGTGGGGCGAGTCGAACCGGCGCCGGTGATCATCGCGCCGCCAATGCGTACCACAGCGCCACAGGCGGCGCTAACGCCGCCAACGCCGGTGCAGACGCCAACGGCGCCGCCAGCGCCATCCCCACCGACGCCGGTCCCCGTCAATCCGTCAGAACGGACGGGAATCGTGGTGACTTCTGGCAATGTGCGCGCAACGCCAGCGCGCCTGCCCGACAATGTCATCGGCAGTGTGACAGCCGGAGATACGCTGGTGTTCCTGGGAGTGACCTCTGATGGCGCATGGTACCGCGTGCAACTCGGTTCGCCAACCGCTCCGTCTTCCCAGATTCGCAGCGTAGACGGCAGCGGGTGGATCAGTGCATCGCTGGTCACCGCTCCTGCGGATGTGCCGGTCGAAACGCCGCCGCTGCCAACGCCAACGCCATAA